The nucleotide sequence GTTACTACATCATCAGCcgtcaaaaacatttctgaaccCCTGGCTCCGACTCTCGTTTTAACATGAGCGCTGAATGATAACATTCCGGAACGCGGCCATGTTAGGCTGCATGTGCGATAAGGGCGACCGATCTCAAACAGGACCCCATCACTGACCCCTGATACACCCCTGATAACCAAACCCCAATACACCCCTTCTCACGGTAACCCAGTGTACCACCAGCTCGGTTCATAATCTCACCTCACCTGACGCCAAAACACCTGCCTTTAACCGAAGCCCTTAAAAAACCGCCTGTTTCTGATCCCAAATACACCTCTCTCGCGCACTAAACGCCAGAGCACCACCTCTCCAAAGCTCCTCTCTTTGTCTGCACCTAGAAACACCTCTCCCTCAGAGAACCCCAACGCACCTGCCTCTCACTGAATCACAGAACTCTTCCCTGCAGTGCGGTGGTGTGAATGGCCCGGATTAATCATTACCTTCCCTTCCCCAATAATGAGACCAGGCGATACACTGCcaaacgcgcacgcacacacacacacacacacacgcatgcgcacgcacgcatgtgcacacatacacactcgtgcacacatacaaaagcgcacacaggctcacacacacacaaatactagcaaaccaaacacacaccaccAAGCACAAGTActtgcatatacatatacacaaatcacaaacacccacagacacacctacacacatattATGCCTCaactctcacacatacagtacctaACACAACCAGACCTCCATAAACAcccatgcaaatacgcaaacacgtgcacatacaccaCCAAACGAATGCTTGTATACATACTACCAAAGGCGCccagagaccacacacacacacacacacacacagactgccatACACAGACACTAATGCACTTccggaaacacacacacacacacacacacacacacacacacacaccccttacACCCACTCTGCCAAATGCACAACAATCACTAATATTGAAAGGTACACTGGAGGGGATTTGAACAAAGCTGGCTCATTTGCTGAAAGGCGGAATTAAATGGAGCAGGGATCGTTCATTTGCCAGCCTTAACCGTGGATGAGTAGAGCACTGGGTACGgtgagggaatgagagagagaaagattaaTCCGATCTCCTtcttgccccgccccctttcaaACACTGACCCCCTCCTGAGCCCCTCCGACTCCGATCGCTCCGCCCCCACCTTCATGCATTTTAAGACAGAAAAAAGCCCCGCCTTCCCTGGGCAACTCACCTccggaagccccgcccacttcaaGCCCTTACCTCCAGAGCTGCGGACGGCTTCTTTTTAAGTTCCTCGCACTTTCGGAATTTACAGATCTGGTGGCCGGTTTTGCGGTTGCGGCAGCTGCTGCACTGCTCGCAGTTAATGCGCCGGCGGCAGGGCTGGCACATGCCGCAGCGTTTCCGCTTCTTCTTGCCGGAGCCGATGGCGGAGGCCAGCTCGCTCTGCGCCGGGTACTCCGCCAGGCCGGCCATGTGCAGCGCGCTGTCGGCGAGGAAGACGCCCGCGGGGGTCATGATGAAGAGGCCCGGGTTGAACGGGAAGCCGCCCATGAACGGGAAGTCCCCGGGCCCGCCCGCCGCGTCGCCGCCGGACACGCCCTCCAGgtcgcccagccccgccccctggtcGCCGGGCAACAGCACGTGCTCCATGCCCGCCCGTTTGAGGAGGGCGGCGGCCTGGGCGAAGTGAAGCAGCCCGTTCTGGCTCTCCAGCATCTGCTCCAGGGTCCGGTCCAGTTTGGGCGCCACCTCCggcgccacctgctggagcTGCTTGTGCGCCGCGGAGGTAGAGTTGCTCTTGGCGGCGCCGGCGGCGTGCGAGGCGCCCTTCTGCGAGAGTCCGTTGGGGGCGGGGCACGCGGCGGTGTACTGCGAGAGCGCGCGCGACTTCTTCAGGCTCTTGCTGAGCGGCTCGCTGATGATCCCGCTGCGGCTGCGCCGCTCGGGGGCCTGCGGGGGCGTGTCCTCGCCGCAGCTGCTCCTGTCGGGGgccgctgattggctgcccTCGGTTCGCCCGCTAGACATGATCCAGCGCGATGGTGGCGATgcgggggcagggcggggcaggggacagggcggggcaggggtaGGGGTGGCGCTGACAGTCTGTTCAGTGCGCAGGTGAGGAGGGTGGCTCCTCCTCCGCTGAAGAATGGGCCAATAGAAGCCCCCGGAACCCGTGACCCGGTGCTAGATCTCTGTCTTCATCCGCATCTTTCACCAGACAAACTGaaacctgagagagaaagagagagggagggagagagggagaaagaaagagagaggcagagagagacagagagtgagagagagaaagagagagagaggactgagTGAGATGTTAGACAGGGGAAACTAAGCCCTAGGTTTGGGGTTGATTATGTCACTGGAGCAGTGAGTATGTGAGAGAGCACTTCTAATATGGCCTGTTGGTTTAAGGGAACGCTGCTGTAAAAGATACTGTGGCTACGGCTAAAGTGCAGCAGGTAATCCTCTCATTTAACATCTGATACACACTCCTGCAGttctgtgaaacacacacacacacacacgcacacacacacacagacacacgcatatgcacatacatacacacacagacaaacacataaacacacgcacacggagacaaacatacacacacacaaacgctaactaatatatacacaaaataacagaaaatctCATGGGCATCCATCAGACCTGTTCAAATATACATGAAACATTTTCCTAACCAAAAGGAACAATCATATAACAGAAGACATTTGTTCAGTATATTAGTGAGTAATGTATTTGTTCGCAATTATTTATAATATGAAGAAATTCTACTGTTGCATAAAAGGTAACAAgttttcacaaataattatttgatccaggtctggcACCCGCATCAATGCTTGACACCTCAACTCTCTTTCAAATGATTtcacatgacatcacatccAAAAGAGAGAACCAAAGTACAGAAAAACCTGCCTTACGATTCCTGGCCTGTTAAAATGTTTCTCATTAAGGTGAAAGACACTGAACAAAAGATAACTTATTTTCTAAAAGCTCAAAGCATAGAATTACagaatttctgaaataaatgaataactgcatctgaaaaaaagatTCCTCAAACAAGTAACATTCACCTAATACAGGCATAAAAACAACCTTCAGATAAATTATGTTCAGGAAGAAAATCAGACCTAATACTGCTTTGGTGTTTTATGTTTTGCCAAAAAGAAGGATTTCTTTCTCCCACAATCCTTTGTTCCAAGTGCTTAATCTCACATCTCACAAGCCATCGCTTTCACATACACCCCCACgacacccctcctccctccaacTATTTGTGTCCAACACCATGACCATGTTGTCAAGCAAAGGTTGTCAAGTAAACAAATATCTGCCCTGGGAGGCAATACAGCACATCAGCGATGCGTTCTTATGCTACGGGCTTATGAGGCTGGCATTACATGGACTAGCCTTTAAACTGAACAAGCtaaatgagcacacacacacactcacacacagagacacacacaccaacgcacaaactctcacacacacacagatacacacgcacaccgacgcacaaactcacacacaaacacacagaaacacacacatagacacacacacacaaacacacacacacacacacacacagacacacacacagatacacagacacacaaactcacacacagagacacacacacacagacacacaaactcacacacagaaacacacacacaaaggcacacaaactctcacacacacacatacacacaaactcagacaggcacacacacagaatccaGCCAGTTTCTGAGCCCCGTTGaaatgtgggggagggggacagccAGTATTAACAGCATGGTGGAGAGTTGACAGTTGAGTCAGGTGACTCGCAAAACCACAGGACGTTCCTCTGCAGAGCACAGGAAAACCCAGCCTGTTTCCACCCCACGTGCATACGCGCGCGCTACTGGCAGAGCAGCGTAGCAGTCAAGCATTTTGGCATAAAACCAGAGGGGTGCAGTTTCAGAAACAGGGCCCTTGACATGTACACCACGTCTGAACCAGAAAAACAGTGAAACGTGGCTGTTGAGCGTTGTCTCGCTAAAGCAGAGGTTCCATTCTGTGCCTacaggtttctgtttccaccaattacccggGCACAATAAGCTAAGTTGCTCTGTGCACCAATGCAAGTTCACTagcacagagaaagaaaaaaaaaaacttttcatttaGGGTAGGAAAAACAGTTAACAGCTGTAAATCACTAGCTAATGACAGTtttagctaaaatgtcagatcgCGGATATGACTGAACTAATTCCATAATGAACGGCAGCGGAAATCCAGAAGCACACACTACGCTCCCAGTCTCACCCCTGTGCTAAAGGGAGGGGCTTTCACTGCAGCGCTGGCTTCCTTGGCCTGGCCTGAATATGCACTCCTGAGCAGGCCGATGTTGACTGTGGCCGGAAATCCCAGAAGGCATAGCATCACCCAGGAAGTGGCGGGGATGTCTTTGCCTCATTGTACAACATCAGCTGGTCAATCTTCCTGCCTGCACTGGCTTGACCTGAAGTTTACTccaccaacacacaaaaaattggtttaaaaaagaattccGCTATATGGAAACCACACTCCCAAGGGCCGGAGCTGATCCAGGGGGAGTGGAGGGCTTGGGGTTTGtaatctccatggcaacacacGGAAGAGGGTCCATGTTCCAGTGAGAGGAGAGAGTCCAAGCTCTGGTGTTTGAGTTACCctcaaaaactaaaaataattaaataaatgagcagtAAATGCACGTGTGTACATATTGTAAGTCTGATCATATTGATTTACAAGGTATTCCTCTTGTAAGAAAACCAGACTTGGTTATGGTTGAGTTTTACCTGAAGGGATGTATTTGGGGAAGTCTGCCTGGAAATAGCCCAATCCCATACACCACAATCAGAATTTTGCACCTTTAACCAAACCTGAGAAACACTATCCATCCAACATCTAATATTCATGATACTATATAAGAATGTTGTTATTAATGTTTTAGATGCTTGTTGCTACAAGAACCAATCTTGTAACCAGTAGGTTGTAAGTTCAGTAGTGAGACGTGTGCACCGctgagcagggtacttaacctgagaTGCCTCTGTAAATAACCAACTATGTGGACAGATATGTGAAATGTGACCTTTGTGTGTACACATGgacaataaaataagcaatactAACAATAATAGTCACATGAGTCCATTTGTACGTGTGTGAGCTTGTATTTtggagtctgcatgtgtgtgtttgtgcatttatatACATGATTGTATGagtatgcatgaatgtgtgtatttctgtgagtgtgtgtgtgtgtgtgtgtgtgtgcgtgcacatgcatgctgtATACGTACGTGTGCTCGGAAACACTACTCAAAACATCTGAGGCTTGCTTCTTTCATTTCCACTCAACTCTATCCAAAACAGAGGAGCTCTGTATTAGCACAGGTCACTTATAAACACCACCTGTGCTGAGGCCTCCATTGATTGCACAGATTTGATTAACTCTCATTAAGACCTCGAGGAGATTCACATCAGACCTGTGGTAAAGAGAAAACGCATGCAccactgcacacacgcacacacataaagcacCTCTGAGTCCAGTCACCTTTTTTAGGGACGTTCCCCTTTTGCATCTAGTAGTGCGTATGTTCCCTTTTCCCTTCGctgtatttagcatttttttggGGGTACTTATGCACCCATGAGAACCAGATTTTAGGACTTGTCTACAAGGTGCACTCAATTATCTTTCCCTCAATCGCCATCATATACTGAACCATCAACtgtcaaattcaaaatgtttcaAACGCTGTCTTTTCGTAAacctacatgcacacgcacattcacgCAAGGGTGCGGCCAGGCAGTCCAGTGTAATGGACACAAAGGGAGAGGTGGGAATAAGGGAGAAATTGGAAGGCCAGAATCAGTGGGAGGTAAAATCCTCAAAGCCAGAAACGCAGGGTGCAGCACAGGGTCCCAGAGACCAGCAGGAGAGGACCCACCCCTCCAAAAGCCCTTACACgcgttttttattattatttcaccatGGACCGTTGCCACGCTTAAAGTCCAAATGGCACATTCGACTTCACAGATGTTAAGTGAAAACTAAGAGTGACATGGAATAATGCTGATCAAAGCCTCAGCCTTAATATCACTGGCCCATCCTGTTTCCAGGGATAGGGCCTTTGTTATTAGGGCTGACTTATGTTCAACGTTCACTTAAAACTCTCACACCAACCTCCCTCACTCTATCCATCATTCTCCATacctccctacctctctctccctcactctcccaaTCATTTTCCAtacctccctcactctccccatCATTTTCCAtacctccctcactctccccatCATTCTCCATACCTCCCTCAATCTCTCCATCATTCTCCAtacctccctcaccctctccatcATTCTCCATACCTCCCTCAATCTCCCCATCATTCTCCATACCTCCCTCAATCTCTCCATCATTCTCCAtacctccctcactctctccatcatTCTCCAtacctccctcactctccccatCATTCTCCATACCTCCCTCAATCTCTCCATCATTCTCCAtacctccctcactctccccatCATTCTCCATACCTCTCACTGTCCATagctccctctttctccctcactctccttcATGCTCTCTACCTCCATCCCTGTCTGTCACACTCTATCACTCTCTCAtgtacagtctctctcacactcaccccAACAGTCACTTTCAGTGGTAATAACACCAACACTACCACCTCTCATCTCTTTCAAACTTTGCAAAACGcttgtccctctctttctctctccttttcactctctctcagttctcagagcacagaaaatcaGGGATagataatcattttaaaaattaacaaacaaacaaacaaacaaacaaacagaccttACCATTGAACCAGGACCACAAAATGGTAATATTGATAAAAATCATGCTGACCTTTCCCGCTCTCTGTAATCCACGCATAGTGGCAATGAGCGTagataggcctacatttttcttatttgtatttatgttctGATTTCCTTGTCCAAGTCAACTTACAGAGCTGACAGCTTTTGgcatcaaattttttttttttaattgtccgATTATTCAGCAAGATCATAtaaagaatacattttgttaaaCATGACGCAGAGCATTGCCCTTAACTTCAGATCCTGCGACTGAAAGCTCAGTTCGCCATTATTTGACACCGTTGCCCTATAGGTGATACCAGTTCCAAAATGAACAACTCCACGCCCAAAGTTAGAAACCACTCAAGTAGCTTTTACCACACAAGTAACTGGATAAAAACAGGAACATAAAAACCAACCACAAAAATACAATCCTGAACAACTCCAAAATTATTGTGACCATTAATACCTGTAAGCAAGGTTTACTGGCCCCATTTCAATAACAATTACATTAAGCCAGGTCACCGACACAATCACCATTCATTGGCTGTCACAAACTCCAGTATCTCAGATTAGCAGTTTTATTAacactattaattaaatattagtCAAACGccttaaatatttacaaaatgacaGGCCAAACCAAATGTTTCAGTCAATGACACCATCCaaagtgggggtgggaggggaggggtgtcaGGTGTTGATTACTTGTGTGACTGCAGCATATTAACAATCAAGGCACTGTGAGGACACTTTAACAAATAAAGCAATTGATTTGATGTACTCTGTATGCGTCTGAAATTACTCTGGCCAATCACAACATGGTTAATCCACACATCTGCATAATAATTTTCCTTTGAGTGTATACAGCAGGGTAActaaaatgggaaaacattttaaatttttgacATCAGAATACTAGCTTGttgatgtttctgtgtgtgtgcgcgtgtgtgtgcattttaagcTAAATTCTGAACCATTGTCTCATTACTgagatttaattttataaatgtaatgtttaaatcAGGCAAATTATGAAATCGTTCCATGATTTGAATTGCTCCTGttaattatgaatgtttttGGCATGAGAATTCACCTAGAATTATGGTGTTTGTTCTTATGATGATGaaatactactgctgctgctgatgatgatgatgatgatgatgatgatgatgatgatgacgaatAACAGTCAGAGTAGCAGTAGTAGCTGTAGCACTGTGGTTGATGGTGGTAGTTGTGCAGCGTTGGTGAACACATATCAGTTATTGgcagttttaaaaagaactttcaataaaataatttgtaaaactACAATGCCGCGTGGTAAAATAAGTGctaagatgtgtgtgtatgtacgtgcgtgcgtgcgtgcgtgcgtgcaggtaTAATATTCATAACATTCATGAATATTGGAATTAGTGTTTTTGCATACATTATATTGACTGGCCGTTTCATATGCGAACCTCGAGAGCAAGGGAGAGCGCGCGATAGCTCGCGCTTTCTCCCTGGAGGCAGCGCTGAGGAGTAATTGGCCCTTCTCTGTAGAATAACGATTCGAAACCAGGCCTGCCCAACTGACTCGGTTCCGGAGTGTGGAAATCTCCACTACAAGACTCTCACACTTGGCaagatacaaaaaatattatacGGCTCAGTACTGAAATCACGATAAAGTAGGAGTCCCAAACAATTTTTGCCAGTCAATAATGAATCAAAACAAATCAGAAGCCAAAAAACGCAGTCTTGCtcaaattaataatataataaagatCACGTAAATGTTCGTAATGTCTGTCCAGTTGTTTCGTAGATCttaccaataaaataaatttaaaaaaataaatacatataacaGTTTAAGGTTTGAATAGTTTAAGGATTCTTCCACAACATATCCCGAGCAGGTTAAAGCTATCCTAACACGGTCTACTGATTAATGAGACCCGAAACCATTAAGGAACAACAAGCCAAGCTTGAAGTTGCCTCTCGCCATCTCGCGGGAAGCATGCGAGTGAGATATTTATTAGTTCAGGTAATGCAGGGACTAACGTTGCGCTTCCCTTCAGATGctcgtgcgtgtgcgcgcgcacggacgtgtacacacacacatacacgctcaagGCCAGTCCGTCACTAATACTCTCTAAAATTAGTGTAAGGTAACAATATGTGCGTAGGCAGTCTTTTCTCTTATTACGCCACAATAGGTTCACGAATCAAAGGTGAAACAAAATTCAGTTAAAACAAATCCATATATTACACTGTGTGAACTCGAGTCGTGGCACCTTTTAATTGCAATCACAAAAACACGCAGTCCCTACGAGCGCCGCTGCCGGTCGCGGATTGCGGCAATAGCAGGAGGTCGCAGTAAATCCCCGCACGCAGAGCTCAGGCAGGGGGGACATCGCGCACTGGAGACGGGCTGATCCGTCCTCGGGAACAATAAAGAGCACGCACCACTCGTTTCAGCACAAAACGACCCGCTAGCGCTTGTGAAACCAccaatattcataaaataaacgGTCTCTAATGAAGTAAGGCATAACATCATCGATCCGGATCATGTtttttgaatattcataaatgtgttCATAAAATACGCCAATCTGTCAGGAAATAAAAAGTTCAACCTCCAAACAAACGGAAACTTGATATAATTTAATCACCTGTCATGAAAATCGCCGAACGTCACAATCATCATCGTAATAATCATATTTAAGTGTCACCATTTAAATCCCGAATATTTATGAAGCGTGTCAAGTTTAGCTATATAAGTGCATGTCACTCAGGGACGTTACACGCTTAACGTT is from Anguilla anguilla isolate fAngAng1 chromosome 9, fAngAng1.pri, whole genome shotgun sequence and encodes:
- the cxxc5a gene encoding CXXC-type zinc finger protein 5 isoform X3 produces the protein MSSGRTEGSQSAAPDRSSCGEDTPPQAPERRSRSGIISEPLSKSLKKSRALSQYTAACPAPNGLSQKGASHAAGAAKSNSTSAAHKQLQQVAPEVAPKLDRTLEQMLESQNGLLHFAQAAALLKRAGMEHVLLPGDQGAGLGDLEGVSGGDAAGGPGDFPFMGGFPFNPGLFIMTPAGVFLADSALHMAGLAEYPAQSELASAIGSGKKKRKRCGMCQPCRRRINCEQCSSCRNRKTGHQICKFRKCEELKKKPSAALEVRA
- the cxxc5a gene encoding CXXC-type zinc finger protein 5 isoform X1, translating into MSSGRTEGSQSAAPDRSSCGEDTPPQAPERRSRSGIISEPLSKSLKKSRALSQYTAACPAPNGLSQKGASHAAGAAKSNSTSAAHKQLQQVAPEVAPKLDRTLEQMLESQNGLLHFAQAAALLKRAGMEHVLLPGDQGAGLGDLEGVSGGDAAGGPGDFPFMGGFPFNPGLFIMTPAGVFLADSALHMAGLAEYPAQSELASAIGSGKKKRKRCGMCQPCRRRINCEQCSSCRNRKTGHQICKFRKCEELKKKPSAALEKVMLPTGTAFRWFQ
- the cxxc5a gene encoding CXXC-type zinc finger protein 5 isoform X2, with product MSSGRTEGSQSAAPDRSSCGEDTPPQAPERRSRSGIISEPLSKSLKKSRALSQYTAACPAPNGLSQKGASHAAGAAKSNSTSAAHKQLQQVAPEVAPKLDRTLEQMLESQNGLLHFAQAAALLKRAGMEHVLLPGDQGAGLGDLEGVSGGDAAGGPGDFPFMGGFPFNPGLFIMTPAGVFLADSALHMAGLAEYPAQSELASAIGSGKKKRKRCGMCQPCRRRINCEQCSSCRNRKTGHQICKFRKCEELKKKPSAALEVMLPTGTAFRWFQ